In Legionella sp. PATHC035, a genomic segment contains:
- a CDS encoding GNAT family N-acetyltransferase, whose protein sequence is MMNRQLPNFFEGRDWLSLYLKHPDPQFLPQEINLEDNSSTYVFLGKVNLSNLLETSIPLPSLSVLFWGNPITDLFPACNSTNEIEMQIEKVFNLAKSQNVSAIAVKDLPDGHFLEESLIKREFIPIEHDPIWYYKVPMSLDEFFFTLSKGRRRGLKNRWMRFQKMVQVREATPNDISFIMTAYEHTWQKAVLKLEKLTIDFYLAALRNEHCKIFIYEHNNTPFAFTLLYLKDQMIFDKYIGSIPALAYQFSFYSMSMLYILDWAKKQGFQWYVAGQGSGESKRALGFSAIPCKIWTKPLKLTRVLMLLSNRIIKTHSKRIRCI, encoded by the coding sequence ATGATGAACAGACAACTTCCAAATTTTTTTGAAGGCAGGGATTGGCTTTCCCTTTACTTAAAACATCCCGACCCTCAATTCTTGCCTCAAGAAATCAACCTGGAAGATAATTCTTCTACTTATGTTTTTTTGGGAAAAGTGAATTTATCAAATTTACTTGAAACATCTATTCCACTCCCCTCCTTGTCAGTGCTTTTTTGGGGTAATCCCATTACCGATTTATTTCCCGCTTGCAACAGTACGAATGAAATTGAAATGCAAATTGAAAAGGTATTTAACCTTGCTAAAAGCCAGAACGTCTCTGCTATTGCGGTTAAAGATTTACCTGATGGTCATTTTCTTGAGGAAAGCTTAATAAAAAGAGAGTTTATCCCCATTGAGCATGATCCAATTTGGTATTATAAAGTGCCTATGAGCCTGGATGAATTTTTCTTTACCTTATCAAAAGGGAGACGAAGGGGATTAAAAAATAGATGGATGCGTTTTCAAAAAATGGTACAGGTAAGGGAAGCAACCCCTAATGATATTTCATTCATCATGACCGCTTATGAACATACCTGGCAAAAGGCCGTATTAAAATTAGAAAAATTGACCATCGACTTTTATCTGGCCGCATTGCGGAATGAACACTGTAAAATCTTTATTTATGAACATAATAATACACCTTTTGCCTTTACTTTACTCTACCTCAAAGATCAGATGATTTTTGATAAATATATAGGGAGTATCCCTGCGCTCGCGTATCAATTCTCTTTTTACTCAATGAGCATGCTCTACATATTAGATTGGGCAAAGAAACAAGGTTTTCAGTGGTATGTTGCAGGGCAAGGTAGTGGGGAATCTAAAAGAGCATTAGGATTTTCTGCAATTCCTTGTAAGATTTGGACTAAGCCTTTGAAACTAACTCGAGTACTCATGCTGCTCTCGAATAGAATTATTAAAACTCACTCCAAAAGGATTAGGTGCATATGA
- a CDS encoding EamA family transporter produces the protein MNAFLLWVSLIISDTVTQLLIKKGALVAVAQDHYVNGYIVAGYATLVISFFIWMSILKTMPLYLALSVSSFVYILIALSSYFILGETLTVKIFIGTLLIGVGVYIISYNYYASK, from the coding sequence ATGAACGCTTTTTTGCTCTGGGTTTCATTGATCATAAGTGATACGGTTACTCAATTATTAATTAAAAAAGGCGCTTTAGTTGCCGTTGCTCAAGACCACTATGTCAATGGTTATATTGTTGCTGGCTATGCAACTTTGGTCATTTCCTTTTTTATTTGGATGAGTATCTTAAAAACTATGCCTTTATATCTGGCATTATCTGTATCCTCATTTGTCTATATACTCATAGCGCTCTCGTCCTACTTTATTTTGGGTGAAACGCTTACAGTAAAGATTTTTATAGGTACTCTACTTATTGGAGTGGGTGTTTATATTATTAGTTATAATTATTATGCATCTAAATAA
- the thyA gene encoding thymidylate synthase, which yields MRTYLNLLEHILQHGTQKTDRTGTGTLSVFGYQMRFDLRQGFPLVTTKKLHTRSIVHELLWFLKGDTNVAYLNENGVTIWDEWANSDGDLGPIYGKQWRNWPTPDGRTIDQLSEVVQQIKTNPDSRRLLVSAWNVGELDQMALMPCHALFQFYVADKTLSCQLYQRSADVFLGVPFNIASYSLLTHMVAQQCNLNVGDFIWTGGDCHLYLNHLEQARTQLSREPLPLATLNIKRKPQSLFAYVYDDFEFLNYQSHPAIKAPIAV from the coding sequence ATGAGAACTTATTTAAATTTATTAGAACATATTTTACAACACGGGACCCAAAAAACAGACCGCACAGGAACCGGAACCTTATCGGTTTTTGGGTATCAGATGCGATTTGATTTACGCCAAGGATTTCCTTTAGTGACCACCAAAAAATTGCATACGCGCAGTATTGTGCATGAATTGCTTTGGTTTTTAAAAGGAGATACCAATGTAGCTTATTTAAATGAGAATGGGGTCACTATTTGGGATGAATGGGCTAATAGCGATGGAGATTTAGGGCCTATTTATGGAAAACAATGGCGAAATTGGCCAACCCCAGATGGCCGTACGATTGACCAACTCAGTGAAGTGGTGCAACAAATCAAAACCAATCCTGACTCACGCCGTTTACTGGTCAGTGCCTGGAATGTTGGCGAGTTGGATCAAATGGCGTTAATGCCTTGTCATGCTTTATTCCAATTTTATGTGGCAGACAAGACGCTTTCTTGCCAATTGTATCAACGCTCGGCGGATGTGTTTTTAGGTGTACCTTTTAATATTGCATCTTATTCGCTACTCACTCACATGGTTGCTCAGCAATGCAATCTCAATGTGGGCGATTTTATATGGACTGGCGGCGATTGCCACCTGTATCTTAATCATTTAGAACAAGCACGCACTCAATTAAGCAGAGAACCATTACCCCTAGCTACCTTAAATATTAAACGTAAACCACAGTCATTATTTGCCTATGTTTATGATGATTTTGAGTTCTTAAATTATCAATCTCATCCCGCAATCAAAGCGCCAATTGCGGTTTAA
- the lgt gene encoding prolipoprotein diacylglyceryl transferase, with protein MLTFPYINPVAFSIGPIQVHWYGLMYLIGFVSGWLLAHWRNKHYHLEWTSEQISDLIFYAALGVIIGGRIGYMLFYNFPELMHDPLSLFKIWQGGMSFHGGLLGVVAALWLFSRKSKKSFLEIGDFIAPLVPIGLGAGRIGNFINGELWGRVTDMPWGMVYSHVDNQPRHPSELYEFGMEGIGLFLLVWIYARKPRPAGRVSAVFLMGYAVCRIIAELFRQPDPQLGYLAFGWLTMGQILSIPMLLLGFWLWWLKR; from the coding sequence ATGCTAACCTTTCCGTACATTAATCCTGTAGCATTTTCAATAGGTCCAATACAAGTTCATTGGTACGGCTTAATGTATTTGATTGGCTTTGTAAGTGGCTGGTTACTCGCTCATTGGCGGAACAAGCACTATCATCTGGAGTGGACTTCAGAACAAATCAGTGATTTGATTTTTTATGCGGCCCTAGGGGTCATTATTGGTGGCCGAATCGGTTATATGCTTTTTTATAATTTCCCGGAATTGATGCATGATCCCCTCTCTTTATTTAAAATATGGCAAGGAGGAATGTCCTTCCATGGTGGCTTGCTTGGTGTTGTTGCCGCTCTCTGGCTCTTTTCTCGCAAAAGTAAAAAATCATTCCTGGAAATAGGCGATTTTATTGCCCCCCTGGTCCCTATCGGTTTAGGTGCTGGACGTATCGGCAATTTTATTAACGGTGAGTTATGGGGGCGAGTGACCGATATGCCTTGGGGTATGGTATACAGTCATGTCGATAATCAGCCTCGCCATCCTTCTGAGTTGTATGAATTCGGTATGGAAGGAATTGGTTTATTTCTCCTTGTTTGGATTTATGCGCGTAAACCGCGCCCTGCTGGACGGGTGTCCGCAGTTTTTTTAATGGGGTATGCCGTGTGCCGTATCATTGCTGAATTGTTCCGACAACCTGATCCACAGCTTGGCTACCTAGCGTTTGGATGGTTGACTATGGGACAAATTTTATCTATCCCCATGTTATTACTTGGATTTTGGTTATGGTGGCTTAAACGATGA
- the ptsP gene encoding phosphoenolpyruvate--protein phosphotransferase, producing the protein MLKVLKRIVQEVTTAKQLSEALVILVQQINKAINAEAASVYLIDTKHAEYVLIATEGLNKQAQFRVRISFDSGLVGLVGRREEPINLEDAPAHPDFYHNPLLGEEHLKAFLGVPIIQHRKLYGVLIVQQTEQRYFDDTEESFLITLAAQLGGIIAHAEATGELAELTQPKPMGVTKKIESSTAALAGIGSVPGIGIGTAVVVYPQADIDAVPQNPVETLDEEINAFYEALESTREDMHRLSRRMKSVVGEEEHALFDVYLRILDKDSLGVEVEHIIRKEKIGAQAALATVIKKHIAQFENMEDSYLRERASDFRDLGRRVLAALQWSQQEEIVYPKRTVLVGEEVTAAALAEVPEGYLAGVISAKGSNNSHVAILARALGVPTVMGVRGLKLDSISRRAIVVDGYYGQVYISPSKSVLAEFKLLEQEEQALNQSLISLRDKPAETTDNYKVSLQVNTGLAMDAGLSMSVGAEGVGLYRSEVPFMSRDHFPSEDEQTIIYRQTLKAFAPRPVTMRTLDIGGDKVLPYFPVEEDNPYLGWRGIRVTLDHPDVFLMQVRAMMRASEELNNLRIMLPMVTNLSEVEEASYLIDQAFTELLEEGCAIEKPKLGVMIEVPAAAYLAREIAKRVDFISVGSNDLTQYFLAVDRNNARVAGLYDSMHPAMLRVLLKVVEGGHAAGVEVSICGEMASDPLAVILLVAMGFDTLSMNSSSLPRVKWVIRNLAIANARKILAEVLEFEHPAQIRFHLQKALEEEGLGGLIRAGKSL; encoded by the coding sequence ATGCTCAAAGTACTTAAACGGATAGTTCAAGAAGTCACTACAGCAAAGCAGCTTTCTGAGGCGCTTGTTATTTTAGTGCAACAAATAAATAAAGCCATTAATGCAGAGGCCGCTTCCGTTTACCTCATTGATACCAAACACGCTGAATATGTCCTTATTGCAACAGAAGGTTTAAACAAGCAAGCACAATTTCGAGTCCGTATCTCATTTGATAGTGGCCTTGTAGGCCTTGTCGGTCGGCGGGAAGAGCCTATAAATCTTGAAGATGCCCCTGCCCATCCTGATTTTTATCATAATCCGTTATTGGGCGAAGAGCATCTCAAAGCATTTTTAGGCGTTCCAATTATTCAGCATAGAAAACTCTATGGCGTCCTGATTGTCCAACAAACAGAGCAACGTTACTTCGATGATACAGAAGAATCCTTTTTAATTACCTTAGCAGCTCAACTTGGGGGAATTATCGCTCATGCAGAGGCAACAGGCGAGTTAGCGGAACTAACCCAGCCCAAGCCTATGGGCGTAACTAAAAAAATTGAATCCAGTACAGCCGCTCTAGCAGGGATTGGCTCAGTCCCTGGCATTGGGATAGGTACCGCAGTGGTTGTATATCCGCAAGCAGATATTGATGCAGTGCCACAAAATCCAGTTGAGACATTGGATGAGGAAATTAATGCCTTTTACGAAGCTCTGGAGTCGACTCGTGAAGACATGCACCGCTTAAGTAGGCGCATGAAATCGGTTGTCGGGGAAGAAGAACACGCCCTGTTTGACGTTTATTTACGTATTTTGGATAAAGACAGCCTAGGTGTTGAAGTAGAACACATCATTCGTAAAGAAAAAATTGGAGCCCAGGCTGCTTTAGCGACCGTAATTAAAAAACACATAGCCCAATTTGAAAATATGGAGGATTCGTATCTTAGAGAGCGAGCCAGTGATTTCCGCGATTTGGGCCGTCGTGTTTTAGCCGCATTACAGTGGTCACAACAAGAAGAGATTGTATACCCTAAAAGGACCGTTTTGGTTGGCGAGGAAGTAACTGCAGCAGCCTTGGCTGAAGTTCCTGAAGGATACCTGGCTGGAGTTATATCAGCCAAAGGTTCCAACAACTCGCATGTTGCTATTTTAGCGCGCGCCTTAGGGGTACCCACCGTCATGGGTGTTCGTGGTTTAAAATTGGATTCAATTTCCCGACGCGCCATAGTTGTTGATGGATATTATGGACAAGTTTATATTTCCCCATCGAAATCCGTACTTGCAGAATTCAAACTCCTGGAACAAGAAGAACAAGCACTAAACCAGAGTCTAATCAGTTTACGGGATAAGCCTGCGGAAACTACTGACAACTATAAAGTTTCTTTGCAAGTAAACACCGGTTTAGCTATGGATGCTGGTTTATCGATGAGCGTTGGAGCTGAGGGTGTCGGTTTATACCGTTCAGAAGTGCCTTTCATGAGTCGGGATCATTTCCCTTCAGAAGATGAGCAAACGATTATTTATCGGCAAACATTGAAAGCCTTCGCCCCCCGCCCCGTAACCATGCGAACTTTGGATATTGGTGGCGATAAAGTACTCCCCTATTTTCCTGTAGAAGAAGATAATCCCTATTTAGGATGGAGAGGAATTCGGGTTACACTGGATCATCCCGATGTCTTCTTGATGCAAGTACGTGCGATGATGCGTGCAAGCGAAGAGTTGAATAATTTGCGGATTATGTTACCTATGGTCACCAATTTAAGTGAAGTTGAAGAAGCTTCTTATCTGATTGATCAAGCATTTACAGAGTTGTTAGAAGAAGGTTGTGCCATCGAAAAACCAAAGTTAGGTGTCATGATTGAAGTTCCGGCCGCAGCTTATTTGGCACGAGAAATCGCCAAGCGAGTTGATTTTATCTCTGTAGGCAGCAATGATTTGACCCAATACTTTCTGGCTGTCGACCGGAATAACGCTCGTGTTGCCGGCCTTTATGATTCCATGCATCCTGCGATGTTGCGTGTTTTGCTGAAAGTAGTGGAAGGAGGTCATGCAGCAGGGGTCGAAGTAAGTATTTGCGGTGAAATGGCCAGTGATCCTTTAGCAGTGATCTTATTGGTCGCCATGGGTTTTGATACCCTAAGTATGAACTCTTCCAGTTTACCACGCGTGAAATGGGTTATTCGTAATTTAGCCATTGCTAATGCACGCAAGATTCTTGCTGAAGTATTGGAGTTCGAACATCCAGCGCAAATACGTTTTCATTTACAAAAGGCACTAGAGGAAGAAGGATTAGGTGGCCTAATCCGCGCTGGTAAGTCCCTATGA
- a CDS encoding RNA pyrophosphohydrolase yields the protein MIDRAGYRLNVGIILVNAQNRVFWGRRTGHDAWQFPQGGLAAGETSLEAMFRELHEEVGLDKEDVEVIGSTKRWLKYRLPKQYLRHGSEPLVIGQKQKWYLLKLVASEQKVKLDLSDSPEFDSWRWVDFHEPEGQVIFFKRQVYTQALKELEPLLKKNRRSPYGIKRKKRA from the coding sequence GTGATTGATCGTGCCGGTTATCGGTTGAATGTAGGTATTATCCTTGTCAACGCACAGAATAGGGTTTTTTGGGGTAGAAGGACTGGTCATGATGCATGGCAATTTCCGCAGGGCGGTCTGGCTGCGGGTGAAACATCGTTAGAAGCAATGTTTCGGGAATTGCATGAAGAAGTAGGTTTGGATAAGGAAGATGTTGAAGTGATTGGCTCTACCAAACGCTGGCTCAAATACAGACTTCCTAAACAATATCTGCGTCATGGCAGCGAACCTTTAGTGATAGGACAAAAACAAAAATGGTATCTGTTAAAGCTCGTTGCCAGCGAGCAGAAAGTCAAACTGGATTTGAGTGACTCACCAGAATTTGACAGCTGGCGATGGGTTGATTTTCATGAGCCAGAAGGGCAGGTTATTTTTTTTAAACGCCAAGTGTACACTCAGGCGCTAAAAGAATTAGAGCCTTTGTTGAAAAAAAATCGTCGTTCCCCCTATGGCATTAAACGAAAAAAGAGAGCATAG